From Streptobacillus canis, a single genomic window includes:
- a CDS encoding Mu transposase domain-containing protein, which translates to KINDEENIRFHQSYQKIPVKHLEKEKAFLQPLPCESIRKQYKIKTHNLKVDNSSLITYHKKKYSVPSKYIGKIIDVQQIDDILYMYCSTKLITFHQISKNNTCIIGENNGKNNL; encoded by the coding sequence AAAGATAAATGATGAAGAAAATATTAGATTCCATCAAAGTTATCAAAAGATACCAGTAAAACATTTAGAAAAAGAAAAAGCTTTCTTACAACCACTACCATGTGAAAGTATAAGAAAGCAATATAAGATTAAAACTCATAATCTAAAAGTTGATAATTCATCTTTAATAACTTACCATAAAAAGAAATATTCAGTACCATCTAAATATATAGGTAAAATTATTGATGTGCAACAAATAGATGATATATTATACATGTATTGTAGCACAAAACTAATAACATTTCATCAAATTTCTAAAAATAATACATGTATAATAGGAGAAAACAATGGAAAGAACAATTTATGA
- the istB gene encoding IS21-like element helper ATPase IstB has protein sequence MERTIYEILIDNFEYLKLKEEFKNSDMSLVEALVKLTDYEISHKESNLITSMIKIAGFPFKKEIDEFDFDYQDNLNKQEILDLLSHRFIHNLENIIFVGPSGVGKTHLATSIGISTAKKRMSTYFIKFNDLINQLNKANREGRVNERIKHYYKYRVLIIDELGYIPISKEEALMFFKLINDRYEKKSTIVTTNADFKEWGNIFSDNTLANAILDRLLHHCNVININGKSYRVRDYYQE, from the coding sequence ATGGAAAGAACAATTTATGAAATATTAATTGATAATTTTGAATATTTAAAATTAAAGGAGGAATTTAAAAACAGTGATATGTCTCTTGTGGAAGCTTTAGTTAAACTTACTGATTATGAGATAAGTCATAAAGAAAGTAATTTAATAACCTCTATGATAAAGATAGCAGGATTTCCTTTTAAGAAAGAAATAGATGAGTTTGATTTTGATTATCAAGACAATTTAAATAAACAAGAAATATTAGATCTATTAAGTCATAGATTTATTCATAATCTTGAAAACATTATCTTTGTAGGACCTAGTGGTGTAGGTAAGACACACCTTGCTACATCTATTGGGATATCTACAGCTAAAAAGAGAATGTCTACTTATTTCATTAAATTTAATGATTTAATAAATCAACTTAATAAGGCAAATAGAGAAGGAAGAGTTAACGAAAGAATTAAACATTATTATAAATATAGGGTTTTAATAATAGATGAACTTGGATATATCCCTATATCAAAAGAAGAAGCCTTAATGTTTTTCAAACTTATTAATGATAGATATGAAAAGAAGTCAACAATAGTAACAACTAATGCTGACTTCAAAGAATGGGGTAATATATTTTCTGATAATACATTAGCTAATGCGATATTAGATAGGTTATTACACCATTGTAATGTTATTAATATTAATGGTAAATCTTATAGAGTTAGAGATTATTATCAAGAATAA